The following proteins come from a genomic window of Synergistota bacterium:
- the plsY gene encoding glycerol-3-phosphate 1-O-acyltransferase PlsY: protein MDFLPFIIIGFLFGSFPTGYVYGKLASGIDIRKYGSGNIGMANVRRTLGKKAGVITLIGDLIKGAIPYFIALKFTGSHEIALFSGFASICGHIWTPFLKFKGGKGIATTYGVLAAASLPVAILSALVWYTMVKITRYSSLGSLCGVGSSIAWAYILPFSPKSLPLFSIITFILVLYTHRENIKRLIRGEELTIDGKPKDRRA from the coding sequence ATGGATTTCCTTCCCTTTATCATAATAGGGTTCCTGTTTGGTTCCTTTCCAACAGGATATGTTTACGGAAAGCTAGCCTCCGGAATAGACATAAGAAAATACGGAAGCGGAAACATAGGTATGGCAAATGTTAGAAGAACCTTAGGGAAAAAAGCCGGGGTTATCACCCTTATTGGAGACCTTATTAAAGGAGCTATTCCCTATTTTATAGCACTTAAATTCACTGGTTCCCATGAAATAGCCTTATTCTCTGGCTTCGCCTCTATATGCGGACATATATGGACTCCTTTCCTAAAATTTAAGGGGGGAAAGGGAATAGCTACAACTTATGGAGTACTTGCGGCAGCCTCCCTACCAGTAGCAATCCTCTCAGCCCTAGTCTGGTACACAATGGTTAAAATAACAAGATACTCATCTTTGGGTTCACTATGTGGAGTTGGTTCAAGCATAGCTTGGGCTTATATTTTGCCCTTCTCTCCAAAATCACTCCCTCTCTTCTCAATAATAACTTTTATCCTGGTTCTTTACACTCATAGAGAGAATATAAAAAGGCTAATCAGGGGGGAAGAGCTAACGATAGATGGAAAACCCAAGGATAGAAGAGCTTGA
- a CDS encoding 4-carboxy-4-hydroxy-2-oxoadipate aldolase/oxaloacetate decarboxylase, with protein sequence MIHVIKSFRRPEKEIISAFKSLSSATVYEAAGRKGAVSNFIRPIYWGMKLCGSAITVQCAPGDNLMLHKALEVAEEGDVIVAVTSGAYEYGYWGELMTVSAMAKGIAGLVIDGCIRDSEEIVSMGFPIFCRGFSIRGTSKEALGLINYPLSIGGVVVNAGDLVLGDNDGVVVIKREEAGIILEKALKRVADENKKREVLKTGVSSVEYNNLREVLERLGLREE encoded by the coding sequence TTGATTCATGTTATTAAAAGCTTTAGGCGACCAGAGAAGGAGATCATAAGTGCATTTAAATCTCTGTCCTCAGCGACCGTGTATGAAGCTGCTGGACGTAAAGGTGCGGTTTCTAATTTTATAAGACCTATATATTGGGGAATGAAGTTATGCGGTTCTGCTATAACTGTTCAATGCGCTCCTGGTGATAATCTTATGCTTCATAAGGCTTTAGAAGTTGCAGAGGAAGGAGATGTCATTGTTGCTGTAACTAGTGGTGCTTATGAATATGGTTATTGGGGAGAGCTAATGACTGTTTCGGCTATGGCGAAAGGTATTGCAGGTTTAGTAATAGATGGTTGCATTAGGGACTCTGAAGAGATAGTTAGTATGGGTTTTCCGATTTTTTGCAGAGGTTTTTCTATTAGAGGTACTTCTAAGGAAGCCTTGGGGTTGATAAATTATCCCCTTTCTATTGGTGGTGTAGTAGTTAATGCGGGTGATTTAGTTTTGGGAGATAACGATGGGGTTGTAGTGATAAAAAGAGAAGAGGCTGGGATTATTTTAGAGAAAGCATTAAAAAGAGTGGCTGATGAGAATAAAAAGAGAGAGGTTCTTAAGACAGGGGTATCAAGCGTAGAGTATAACAATCTTCGCGAGGTTTTGGAAAGACTTGGTTTAAGGGAAGAGTAA
- a CDS encoding Ldh family oxidoreductase — translation MKVAVEKLKLVTEDILRRLGESHENAKRIAEILVRADMRGVSTHGIYLLNVIAMRVEGGQLKLPTEVEVLYDEEATLLIDGKDGIGMVAGYLALEKAIEKAKKYGIGMALIRNTNNVGCLGCYTERAAEQGMMALMVSNAAPSMAPWGAAEKFLGTNPIALSIPGDGMNFTMDMATSVVARGKIREAQRKGVKIPEGWALDCEGKPTTDPEKALEGTLMPIGGPKGSALAMAVDIVCGLLAGSGYGNQLKSFHILEGPTRVGASCIVIDVSRFIDVAEFRRKMKNYFETVKNLKKACGVEEILIPGEIEFRKEGKSKKEGVEIDEKLASSINSLLIKLGSSLRLN, via the coding sequence TTGAAGGTTGCTGTGGAAAAGTTAAAGCTTGTTACGGAAGATATTTTAAGAAGATTAGGAGAGAGTCATGAAAATGCTAAGAGAATAGCTGAGATATTGGTGAGAGCAGACATGAGAGGAGTTTCGACGCACGGTATATATCTTTTAAACGTAATAGCTATGCGAGTTGAGGGAGGACAACTTAAGTTGCCTACCGAAGTAGAAGTTTTATATGATGAAGAAGCTACTCTTCTTATAGATGGTAAAGATGGTATAGGTATGGTGGCTGGTTATCTAGCTTTGGAAAAGGCTATTGAGAAGGCGAAAAAATATGGTATAGGTATGGCTTTAATACGTAATACTAATAATGTGGGTTGTCTTGGTTGTTATACTGAAAGGGCAGCTGAACAGGGAATGATGGCTTTGATGGTCTCTAATGCAGCGCCTTCGATGGCTCCGTGGGGAGCTGCTGAAAAATTTTTGGGAACGAATCCCATAGCTCTTTCCATACCTGGCGATGGTATGAATTTTACTATGGACATGGCAACAAGCGTTGTAGCGCGAGGTAAGATAAGAGAGGCTCAGAGAAAGGGCGTGAAGATACCGGAGGGATGGGCCTTAGATTGTGAGGGCAAACCGACTACTGATCCTGAAAAGGCCCTTGAGGGAACATTAATGCCGATAGGTGGACCTAAGGGTTCTGCTTTAGCTATGGCCGTGGATATCGTTTGTGGATTATTGGCTGGATCCGGATATGGAAATCAGCTTAAATCTTTTCATATCCTTGAGGGGCCAACAAGAGTAGGAGCTTCATGTATAGTTATAGATGTTTCTCGTTTTATAGACGTAGCTGAGTTTAGAAGAAAGATGAAAAATTACTTTGAAACGGTTAAAAATCTTAAAAAAGCATGTGGTGTTGAAGAGATTCTTATACCTGGTGAAATAGAGTTTAGGAAAGAGGGGAAAAGCAAGAAAGAAGGCGTAGAGATAGATGAGAAGTTAGCTTCTTCTATAAACTCCCTTCTAATTAAGCTTGGTTCAAGTTTAAGATTAAACTAA
- a CDS encoding DUF362 domain-containing protein — translation MRIAIKRLSTITYDEIRDKVREIFDLLGGIEKFLSPKDKVLIKPNLLSPSKVEEARITDPRVIEAVVEIIHPIVSEVWIGDSSGVSTKSGTQKTMESINLHKIPEKFPKVKLRNFDEESRKPYEISLGKKGKMQITIAEAVFQADKIINLPKLKTHNLTVITCAVKNTFGCLPGSQKARVHAEAKDPESFAHALIDIHLAVKPILTIVDATISMEGEGPAWGKPKETKLLFGGENPFAVDIVASRIIGFIPTKIPTIKVAEERGLNPERIDILGERLEEISYSFEAPKSTLFARALPSFIWRGLTPKVKMDENKCVKCGICIKHCPVGAITFNPFPKVDHGRCILCFCCHELCPVGAVQIQERILSRIFLRGVV, via the coding sequence ATGAGGATTGCGATAAAAAGGTTATCTACCATAACTTACGATGAGATTAGGGACAAAGTAAGAGAAATATTTGATCTTCTTGGAGGAATTGAAAAATTTTTATCTCCCAAAGATAAGGTCTTAATAAAGCCTAACTTGCTTTCACCGTCAAAAGTAGAAGAAGCTAGAATAACTGATCCCAGAGTTATAGAAGCAGTGGTTGAAATAATTCATCCTATAGTATCAGAAGTCTGGATAGGAGATAGTTCTGGAGTGTCTACGAAGAGCGGAACCCAAAAAACTATGGAAAGTATAAATTTACATAAAATACCTGAAAAGTTTCCAAAAGTTAAATTAAGAAACTTCGATGAAGAAAGCAGAAAACCTTATGAGATAAGCTTAGGGAAAAAGGGTAAAATGCAGATTACAATAGCAGAAGCAGTTTTTCAAGCTGATAAGATAATAAATCTACCTAAACTTAAGACACATAATCTCACTGTAATAACATGTGCCGTTAAAAATACCTTTGGATGCCTTCCAGGAAGCCAGAAAGCGAGAGTTCATGCTGAAGCTAAAGATCCGGAAAGCTTTGCTCATGCCTTAATAGATATTCATCTTGCGGTTAAACCAATCCTTACAATTGTAGATGCAACTATTTCTATGGAAGGAGAAGGCCCGGCCTGGGGAAAACCTAAAGAAACAAAACTTCTCTTTGGAGGAGAAAACCCTTTTGCAGTAGATATAGTGGCATCAAGAATAATAGGCTTTATACCTACTAAAATACCTACAATAAAAGTAGCAGAAGAAAGAGGATTAAACCCAGAAAGGATAGATATACTAGGAGAAAGATTAGAAGAAATAAGCTATAGCTTTGAAGCCCCTAAAAGCACCTTATTTGCCAGAGCTCTACCTTCCTTCATATGGAGAGGATTGACACCGAAAGTAAAGATGGATGAAAATAAATGTGTTAAGTGCGGAATATGCATTAAGCACTGTCCAGTAGGAGCGATAACATTTAACCCATTTCCAAAAGTTGACCATGGAAGATGTATTTTGTGCTTTTGCTGCCATGAACTTTGCCCAGTGGGAGCAGTACAAATCCAAGAAAGGATATTGTCTAGGATATTCTTACGTGGGGTGGTATAA
- a CDS encoding polyprenyl synthetase family protein, producing MKNLSLNNKVKLIEDALKKCMELREAPLLLKEAIEYSLFPGGKRFRPLLVLSSCEAVGGNLTQALPIACAIELIHNYSLIHDDLPCMDNDDFRRGKLSSHKKFGCAVALLAGDALLTYAFEVLGKELNGEVLKRVLFEIAYAAGPSGMVGGQLLDITDGKIEEIHSKKTMALIRASVRCGGIVGGASYNELHVLTEYGERLGIAFQIVDDILDFGKEERLTYPGVYGLEKSREEAKRLIEEALLLASMFGEKGEDLKELALMVLRRLEEA from the coding sequence GTGAAGAATTTGTCCCTGAATAACAAAGTCAAGCTTATAGAAGACGCTTTAAAAAAGTGTATGGAACTTAGGGAGGCTCCGCTTCTTCTTAAAGAGGCAATAGAGTATTCTCTTTTCCCTGGGGGTAAAAGATTTAGACCGCTTTTGGTTTTATCCTCTTGTGAGGCTGTAGGCGGGAATCTAACTCAAGCTCTCCCTATAGCTTGTGCTATAGAGCTTATTCACAATTATTCTTTGATTCATGATGATCTTCCCTGTATGGATAATGATGACTTTCGTCGAGGCAAACTGTCTTCACACAAAAAGTTTGGATGTGCTGTAGCTTTACTTGCGGGAGATGCCCTCTTAACTTATGCTTTTGAGGTGCTTGGGAAGGAGCTAAATGGGGAAGTTCTCAAAAGAGTGCTTTTTGAGATAGCCTATGCGGCTGGTCCATCAGGAATGGTTGGGGGGCAGCTCCTTGATATAACTGATGGCAAAATAGAGGAGATTCATTCCAAGAAGACCATGGCCCTTATAAGAGCTTCCGTTAGATGTGGTGGAATAGTAGGCGGGGCTTCTTATAATGAGCTTCATGTCCTAACCGAATACGGGGAGAGATTGGGAATTGCCTTTCAAATAGTAGATGATATTTTGGATTTTGGTAAAGAGGAGAGACTAACCTACCCTGGTGTTTATGGCTTGGAGAAGTCAAGGGAAGAGGCTAAGCGTCTTATTGAAGAAGCTCTGCTTTTAGCTTCCATGTTTGGTGAGAAGGGAGAGGATTTAAAGGAGTTGGCTTTAATGGTTTTGAGGAGGCTTGAAGAAGCTTGA
- the pgsA gene encoding CDP-diacylglycerol--glycerol-3-phosphate 3-phosphatidyltransferase: MNVAIKLTLLRMILTIPFIVSCLLEEGSLKFISLILFSIASLTDYLDGRIARAKNIITDAGKILDPIADKILITGAFVSFVQLGKVPAWIAIVIISREFLVTGLRTLAANKNVIIAASSFGKAKMFLQTIAVFLILLGFNEIINLLVLWATAIITILSGLDYFIKNRNIIKEALK; encoded by the coding sequence GTGAACGTAGCAATTAAGCTGACTCTTCTAAGAATGATTTTAACTATACCGTTTATAGTATCTTGCCTATTAGAGGAAGGAAGCTTAAAGTTTATATCCCTTATCCTGTTTTCAATCGCTTCCTTAACCGATTATCTTGATGGTAGAATCGCTAGAGCAAAAAATATAATTACAGATGCCGGTAAAATACTTGATCCAATAGCAGATAAAATCCTGATAACAGGAGCCTTCGTTAGCTTCGTCCAACTAGGCAAGGTTCCCGCTTGGATAGCAATTGTCATAATATCAAGAGAGTTTTTGGTAACAGGATTAAGAACCTTAGCGGCCAACAAAAACGTTATAATAGCAGCAAGCTCTTTTGGAAAAGCTAAGATGTTTCTTCAAACTATAGCAGTGTTTCTCATACTACTGGGATTTAATGAAATTATAAATCTTTTAGTGCTATGGGCAACAGCCATAATAACTATATTATCAGGCTTAGACTACTTTATTAAAAACAGAAATATAATAAAGGAGGCCCTAAAGTAA
- a CDS encoding SDR family NAD(P)-dependent oxidoreductase: protein MSTRDLRVCIITGATGGIGKALSLKFGKGGFSLLLCGRSEEKLLSLKEELSEVKVECCFYDALIGNEKEIVERALDIFGKIDLLINAAGLGIYESFSSMEEKDLRQVFEVNFFSPFRLTKEALKYMVRGGTIINISSITARLPVPFMGGYGASKAALSSIMESLRAELVERDINVLNVEAGRIKTDFTEKTLGSLKHPPIGKREDPSLFAEAVYKAYLKRKRVLIWPRRYRIFLFLRALFPNFYDKKLYKAWKEVNKP from the coding sequence ATGAGTACAAGAGATCTAAGGGTTTGTATCATAACGGGTGCTACTGGTGGAATAGGAAAAGCATTAAGTTTAAAATTTGGAAAAGGAGGATTTTCTCTTCTTCTATGTGGAAGATCTGAAGAGAAGCTTCTTTCCCTTAAAGAGGAGCTTTCTGAAGTTAAGGTAGAGTGTTGTTTTTATGATGCTTTAATAGGTAATGAAAAGGAAATAGTTGAAAGAGCCTTGGATATTTTTGGTAAGATAGATTTACTTATAAATGCAGCAGGTCTTGGAATTTACGAGAGTTTTAGCTCTATGGAGGAGAAAGATTTGCGACAAGTTTTTGAAGTTAACTTCTTTTCTCCTTTTAGATTAACTAAGGAAGCCTTAAAGTACATGGTAAGGGGAGGTACTATAATAAATATCTCCTCTATAACAGCTCGTCTTCCTGTTCCTTTTATGGGAGGTTATGGTGCAAGTAAAGCTGCCTTAAGCTCTATCATGGAGAGTTTGAGAGCTGAGCTAGTAGAAAGGGATATAAATGTTCTTAATGTGGAAGCAGGAAGGATTAAAACCGACTTTACTGAAAAAACTTTAGGGAGTCTAAAGCATCCACCTATAGGTAAAAGAGAGGATCCCTCTCTTTTTGCTGAAGCTGTTTATAAGGCTTATTTAAAGAGAAAAAGAGTACTTATTTGGCCTCGACGCTACAGGATTTTTTTGTTCTTAAGAGCGCTTTTTCCTAATTTTTATGATAAAAAACTTTATAAAGCTTGGAAGGAGGTTAATAAGCCTTAG
- a CDS encoding NAD(+)/NADH kinase has protein sequence MSWLNDKGIRVFLTREGGVFLKREELALDDYEFAKAVKVALIVGGDGTFLKAARLLAPYGVLMLGINVGRLGFLVSESVSTLEIALSKVLEGKFEIDERMMLEASFKGEVFYALNEFVIMKGAFARLINLRVFIDEEYFASYPADGLIISTPTGSTAYSLSAGGPILHPALPGMVLTPICAHTFYARPIIIPLQSSVRIIVEADHEDIMLTQDGQIGFRVLPGDEVFIKKAPFFARMITFKGRSFFELLRKKLKLGVVPGD, from the coding sequence TTGTCTTGGCTTAATGATAAAGGAATTAGGGTCTTTTTAACCAGAGAAGGAGGGGTTTTCCTTAAAAGGGAAGAGCTTGCCTTAGATGATTATGAGTTTGCTAAAGCGGTTAAGGTGGCGCTTATCGTGGGGGGGGATGGAACCTTTCTTAAGGCTGCAAGGCTTCTTGCTCCTTATGGTGTTTTAATGTTAGGTATAAATGTGGGTAGGCTTGGCTTTCTGGTTTCAGAAAGCGTTTCGACCCTAGAGATAGCTTTGTCTAAAGTTTTAGAGGGCAAGTTTGAAATAGATGAAAGAATGATGCTTGAGGCTAGCTTTAAGGGAGAGGTTTTCTATGCTTTGAATGAGTTTGTGATTATGAAGGGGGCATTCGCTAGGTTGATTAATCTTAGGGTTTTCATAGATGAAGAGTATTTTGCCTCTTATCCTGCTGATGGTTTAATCATATCCACTCCTACGGGTTCTACAGCCTATTCTCTTTCAGCAGGTGGTCCAATTCTTCACCCTGCTCTTCCCGGTATGGTTTTAACTCCTATATGTGCTCATACTTTTTATGCAAGGCCGATTATAATACCTTTGCAATCTTCTGTTAGAATAATTGTAGAAGCGGATCACGAAGATATAATGCTTACGCAAGATGGACAAATAGGATTCAGGGTTCTTCCAGGGGATGAGGTATTTATAAAAAAGGCGCCATTTTTTGCTAGAATGATAACCTTTAAAGGAAGGAGCTTTTTTGAGCTTTTAAGAAAGAAACTTAAGCTTGGAGTGGTACCAGGTGATTAA
- the recN gene encoding DNA repair protein RecN, with amino-acid sequence MIKEIRIRNFAIIEELEMEFHPGLNVLTGETGAGKSIIVEALSLLLGKRVGEEVIRSGADKAEVEAVFDEEGEEIILRREVYPEGRSKAFYQGRGVPIGFLKEIGSSLFEIHSQLEHGWILKESNQLKALDRYGGESIKGLLEEYERLYKEYTALVDDLRELEKSKDELKRRKEELFFYLQEIERASLKVDEERELLEKRDRLLNIEELKVSIKEALNLLEGGSWSEGILDKISELKRLLEKITRYERELSRFIEEFNAFIFSLKEFSSILSRKLELLDLEEENIETIEERLSLIRRLKKKHGVREIEELLELASRWRENLKDLGDVEDKIEVLKKRREELHKILYSLGDRISEERKRCASLLEGEVRRILEKLAMGNIVFRIHLVKGEFGPEGLDTVRFLMAPSPKDELRKISEIASGGEISRLSFALKCAISKNYGVPTLIFDEIDVGIGGDVANMLGEEIKKLSKEKQVICITHLASIASKADYHYFVDKIMEEGRVKSKVKLLRGEDRLKEIARMLSGRTSEVALRHAKELLEEVSHDRNN; translated from the coding sequence GTGATTAAGGAAATTCGAATAAGGAACTTTGCTATAATTGAAGAACTCGAGATGGAGTTTCATCCTGGTCTAAATGTTTTAACGGGAGAAACAGGGGCTGGTAAATCCATAATAGTAGAAGCTTTATCTCTTCTTTTAGGTAAAAGAGTAGGGGAGGAAGTGATAAGAAGTGGAGCGGATAAGGCTGAGGTTGAAGCTGTTTTCGATGAAGAAGGAGAGGAGATAATTTTAAGAAGGGAAGTATACCCTGAAGGGAGGAGTAAAGCCTTCTATCAAGGCAGAGGCGTACCTATTGGGTTTTTGAAAGAGATAGGATCATCCTTATTCGAAATTCACAGTCAACTTGAACATGGCTGGATTTTAAAGGAGAGTAATCAGCTTAAAGCTCTTGATAGATATGGAGGGGAATCTATAAAGGGGTTGTTGGAGGAGTATGAAAGACTATATAAAGAGTATACTGCGTTAGTTGATGATTTAAGGGAGCTTGAAAAGAGTAAGGATGAACTTAAGAGAAGGAAGGAAGAATTATTTTTCTATCTCCAAGAGATAGAAAGGGCATCGCTTAAGGTGGATGAGGAGAGGGAGCTTTTAGAAAAAAGGGATAGACTGCTTAATATCGAAGAGCTTAAAGTTTCAATTAAAGAGGCTTTAAATCTATTGGAAGGCGGAAGTTGGAGCGAGGGGATTTTAGATAAGATTAGTGAACTTAAGAGGCTTCTCGAAAAAATAACAAGGTACGAAAGGGAGCTTTCGCGATTTATTGAAGAGTTTAACGCGTTTATTTTCTCTCTTAAGGAATTTTCCTCTATACTATCTAGGAAACTTGAACTTTTAGATCTTGAGGAAGAAAACATTGAGACCATAGAGGAAAGACTTTCTCTTATAAGAAGGTTGAAGAAAAAGCATGGTGTTAGAGAGATTGAGGAGTTGCTCGAGCTTGCTTCTCGATGGAGGGAAAATTTGAAAGATCTAGGGGACGTAGAGGATAAAATAGAGGTGCTTAAAAAAAGGAGGGAAGAGCTTCACAAGATCCTTTACTCTCTTGGAGACAGGATATCTGAGGAAAGAAAGAGATGTGCTAGCTTGCTTGAGGGGGAAGTTAGGAGAATCCTAGAAAAGCTTGCCATGGGTAACATAGTATTTAGGATCCACTTGGTTAAGGGGGAGTTTGGACCTGAGGGGTTAGACACGGTGAGGTTTTTAATGGCCCCTTCCCCTAAAGATGAGCTTAGAAAGATTAGTGAAATTGCTTCTGGTGGAGAGATTTCTCGATTGAGCTTTGCATTAAAGTGTGCTATCTCTAAAAACTATGGGGTTCCAACTCTTATATTCGATGAAATAGATGTGGGGATTGGAGGGGATGTAGCTAATATGCTAGGAGAGGAGATAAAAAAGCTTTCTAAGGAAAAACAAGTCATATGTATTACTCATCTTGCTTCCATAGCTTCAAAGGCAGACTATCACTATTTTGTGGATAAGATTATGGAGGAAGGTAGAGTCAAAAGTAAAGTCAAGCTTCTTAGAGGGGAAGATAGGCTAAAGGAAATAGCGCGAATGCTTTCAGGAAGAACATCTGAGGTAGCCTTAAGGCATGCTAAAGAACTTTTGGAGGAGGTAAGCCATGATAGAAATAATTAA
- a CDS encoding TlyA family RNA methyltransferase, protein MENFSGFKKERIDNLLVLRGFFESREKAQRAIMAGLVFVNGKRVNKASEKVPENADIEIRGNACPYVSRGGLKLKKAIDEFKISLLGKVCLDVGASTGGFTDCMLREGAFKVYAVDVGYGQFHWSLRNDPRVVLIERFNARYLNKEVVPEDVDFFAMDLSFISVKKVLPAVKGVLKESCGEGIVLVKPQFEAGRENVKGGVVKDKKIHLNVIEDIISFVKEKLGFYPLGLTYSPIKGPEGNIEFLLYIGFKEKENCFRKEMVLSVVESAHAVLGD, encoded by the coding sequence TTGGAGAACTTTTCTGGGTTCAAAAAGGAAAGAATAGATAACCTTCTAGTCTTAAGAGGATTTTTTGAAAGTAGAGAGAAAGCGCAGAGAGCTATTATGGCGGGTTTGGTCTTCGTTAATGGTAAAAGGGTGAACAAGGCAAGTGAGAAAGTTCCAGAGAATGCAGACATAGAAATAAGAGGAAATGCCTGTCCTTATGTTAGCAGGGGAGGGTTAAAGCTTAAAAAAGCTATAGACGAATTTAAAATATCTCTTTTAGGAAAAGTTTGCTTGGACGTAGGAGCCTCAACAGGGGGCTTTACCGATTGTATGCTTAGAGAGGGTGCCTTTAAAGTCTATGCTGTGGATGTTGGTTACGGGCAATTTCACTGGAGCTTGAGGAATGATCCTAGGGTTGTTTTAATAGAGCGTTTTAATGCGAGGTATCTAAATAAGGAAGTGGTTCCTGAGGATGTAGACTTTTTTGCTATGGATCTTTCCTTTATATCTGTTAAGAAGGTTTTACCAGCTGTTAAGGGTGTGCTTAAAGAAAGCTGTGGTGAGGGTATTGTACTTGTAAAGCCTCAGTTTGAGGCAGGGCGTGAGAATGTTAAGGGTGGCGTGGTAAAAGATAAAAAGATTCACTTAAATGTCATTGAGGATATAATCAGCTTTGTCAAAGAAAAGTTAGGTTTTTACCCTTTGGGTTTGACCTATTCTCCTATAAAAGGTCCTGAAGGCAATATAGAATTTCTTTTATATATAGGTTTTAAGGAAAAAGAGAATTGTTTTAGAAAGGAGATGGTACTATCAGTAGTGGAGTCTGCTCACGCTGTTCTTGGGGATTAG
- the dxs gene encoding 1-deoxy-D-xylulose-5-phosphate synthase: protein MILEKIENIEDLRKLSLNELKLLASEIREKIVDVVGNNGGHLASNLGVVELTIALLRVWDPFKDYIIWDVGHQCYPFKILTGRKALFNTIRKRGGLSGFPNPNESLADRFIVGHSGTSLSWALGLVLSGKSDVVAIIGDGSLMSGMALEALNHIGVLKRKLIIILNDNEMAIGPRVGAIASHLARLRLRRGWLGFKKRVRSFVRNLPLGRGLEEFLEDLKGRFRKFLIKGSIFEELGLIHWGPIDGHDIELMERVFRNAKEVDKPVVIHVLTKKGKGYSPAEKDPETFHGAPAFKIVKKEEGESYSSIFGKVVLELASKDERVVCLTAAMKKGTGLDEFAKRYPSRFIDVGIAEQHMLGLAAGLARGGLKPIVAIYSTFLQRAYDQLIHDIALQKLPVIIAVDRGGIVGDDGPTHHGVFDLVFLRCIPNLIIGCPRDGVSLRDMFHMALNLDCPVVIRYPRGYTKVLPEWEKPPGSVEIGKSQVIRDGSEGVAFSLGPTHEFALGLTGFKVIDLAFAKPLDTKAIVENALKFDKICVFEEGARIGGVGEEIGSLLISQGIFPKEFNIFAIPDRFIEHGERGELLGELFWVQKGKNR, encoded by the coding sequence TTGATTCTTGAGAAGATAGAGAATATAGAAGACCTTAGAAAGCTTTCCCTTAATGAGCTTAAGCTTCTTGCTTCAGAAATTAGGGAAAAGATAGTTGATGTGGTAGGCAATAACGGGGGGCACCTGGCTTCAAATTTGGGTGTAGTAGAGCTAACTATAGCTCTTTTAAGGGTTTGGGACCCTTTTAAGGATTACATAATTTGGGATGTGGGGCATCAGTGTTATCCTTTTAAGATTTTAACTGGAAGGAAAGCCCTTTTTAATACTATAAGAAAACGTGGGGGACTGAGTGGTTTTCCTAATCCTAATGAAAGCCTTGCTGATAGGTTTATAGTCGGTCATAGTGGTACTTCCTTGTCTTGGGCTTTAGGGTTGGTACTTTCAGGGAAAAGCGATGTAGTTGCAATTATAGGAGATGGTTCTCTAATGTCTGGCATGGCTCTTGAGGCTTTAAATCACATAGGTGTGCTTAAAAGAAAGCTAATTATAATCCTAAATGATAATGAAATGGCTATAGGTCCAAGAGTTGGTGCCATTGCCTCTCACCTTGCTCGATTAAGATTAAGACGCGGCTGGCTCGGATTCAAAAAGAGGGTTCGTTCTTTTGTTAGAAATTTACCTTTAGGTAGGGGGCTCGAGGAGTTTCTTGAAGATTTAAAAGGAAGATTTAGAAAGTTTTTGATAAAAGGTTCGATTTTCGAGGAGCTTGGTTTGATCCACTGGGGGCCTATTGATGGACATGATATAGAACTTATGGAGCGTGTCTTTAGAAATGCTAAGGAGGTTGATAAGCCAGTTGTTATCCATGTTCTGACTAAAAAGGGTAAAGGCTACTCTCCTGCTGAAAAGGATCCGGAGACTTTTCATGGAGCTCCAGCATTTAAGATAGTTAAAAAGGAAGAAGGAGAATCTTACAGTTCTATATTCGGTAAAGTTGTTTTAGAGCTTGCTTCTAAGGATGAAAGGGTGGTTTGTCTAACTGCTGCTATGAAAAAGGGAACCGGTCTTGATGAGTTTGCGAAAAGATATCCCTCTCGTTTTATAGATGTGGGTATAGCTGAACAGCATATGCTTGGCCTTGCAGCTGGACTTGCCCGTGGGGGATTAAAGCCTATTGTGGCTATATATTCTACTTTTCTGCAAAGAGCTTACGACCAGTTAATACATGATATAGCTCTTCAGAAGCTTCCTGTAATTATAGCTGTAGATAGAGGAGGGATTGTTGGAGATGATGGCCCAACCCATCATGGTGTCTTTGATTTAGTGTTTTTGCGTTGCATTCCCAATCTTATCATAGGTTGTCCTAGGGATGGAGTTTCCTTGAGAGACATGTTTCACATGGCCTTAAATTTAGATTGTCCTGTTGTAATTAGATATCCAAGGGGCTATACCAAGGTTTTGCCTGAATGGGAAAAACCCCCTGGTTCTGTGGAAATAGGTAAATCCCAAGTTATAAGAGATGGTAGCGAAGGGGTTGCCTTTTCATTAGGACCTACACATGAGTTTGCTTTGGGGCTTACTGGTTTTAAGGTTATAGATTTAGCCTTTGCAAAGCCTCTAGATACAAAAGCGATAGTTGAAAACGCTCTTAAGTTCGATAAGATTTGCGTTTTTGAAGAGGGAGCCAGAATCGGTGGGGTTGGAGAGGAAATCGGTTCTCTCCTTATTTCTCAAGGTATTTTCCCTAAGGAGTTTAATATATTTGCTATTCCAGATAGGTTTATAGAACATGGGGAGAGAGGGGAGCTCCTTGGAGAACTTTTCTGGGTTCAAAAAGGAAAGAATAGATAA